One region of Triticum aestivum cultivar Chinese Spring chromosome 6B, IWGSC CS RefSeq v2.1, whole genome shotgun sequence genomic DNA includes:
- the LOC123138335 gene encoding protein PHOSPHATE-INDUCED 1, whose protein sequence is MAGFSYTSHVAVALVSVLLLSLAHGSLGLGARRLMELYKPDPSELLTYHNGAVLQGAIPVSVLWYGRFTPAQKAVVSDFLLSLTTASPAPTPSVSQWWNTIHQLYLSKAKGANAKRATQVALAGQVSDERCSLGKSLKLPQLAALAASAKPRKGGIALVLTAEDVAVEGFCRSRCGLHGSDAAARTAYVWVGNSASQCPGQCAWPFHKPVYGPQAPALVPPSGDVGMDGMVMNVASMVAGAVTNPFGDGFYQGPREAPLEAATACPGVYGSGAYPGYAGNLAVDATTGASYNANGANGRKYLLPALFDPDTSTCSTLV, encoded by the coding sequence ATGGCCGGCTTCTCGTACACGAGCCACGTTGCAGTTGCACTGGTTTCGGTGCTGCTGCTGAGCCTCGCGCACGGCTCACTGGGGCTGGGGGCCAGGAGGCTCATGGAGCTGTACAAGCCGGACCCCAGCGAGCTCCTCACGTACCACAACGGCGCCGTGCTGCAGGGCGCCATCCCGGTCTCCGTGCTCTGGTACGGCCGCTTCACGCCCGCGCAGAAGGCCGTCGTCTCCGACTTCCTCCTCTCGCTCACCACCGCCTCGCCGGCGCCGACCCCGTCCGTCTCTCAGTGGTGGAACACCATCCACCAGCTCTACCTCTCCAAGGCCAAGGGCGCCAACGCCAAGCGCGCGACGCAGGTGGCGCTCGCCGGGCAGGTCTCCGACGAGCGGTGCTCGCTCGGGAAGAGCCTCAAGCTGCCCCAGCTCGCGGCGCTGGCGGCGAGCGCCAAGCCCCGGAAGGGCGGGATCGCGCTGGTGCTCACCGCGGAGGACGTGGCCGTGGAGGGCTTCTGCCGGAGCCGGTGCGGCCTGCACGGCTCCGACGCCGCGGCCCGCACCGCGTACGTGTGGGTCGGCAACTCCGCCTCGCAGTGCCCCGGGCAGTGCGCGTGGCCGTTCCACAAGCCGGTGTACGGGCCCCAGGCGCCGGCGCTGGTGCCGCCCAGCGGCGACGTCGGGATGGACGGCATGGTGATGAACGTCGCCAGCATGGTCGCGGGCGCGGTCACCAACCCGTTCGGGGACGGGTTCTACCAGGGCCCCAGGGAGGCGCCGCTGGAGGCCGCGACGGCGTGCCCGGGGGTCTACGGCAGCGGCGCGTACCCCGGCTACGCCGGGAACCTGGCGGTGGACGCCACGACCGGGGCGAGCTACAATGCCAACGGGGCCAACGGGAGGAAGTACCTGCTTCCCGCGCTGTTCGACCCTGACACGTCCACCTGTTCGACCTTGGTGTAA
- the LOC123134570 gene encoding protein PHOSPHATE-INDUCED 1, whose amino-acid sequence MAVVCAKAVLLAAVMLASVAQLCMGARRRMELYRPDPADMLSYHNGAVLHGDIAVSVLWYGNFKPAQKAVIVDFLLSLTAETQAASPSVAQWWSTIDQQYLSPASAKSNGAGAKTRVLLADQLSDGECSTGKSLTLEQITALAATASPKKGGVAVVFTAQDVAVEGFGMGRCSLHGSDASSGTTHIWVGNPETQCPGACAWPFHQPAYGPQDAPLVAPNGDVGADAMVMNFASMLAGAATNPFGDGYYQGSSDAPLEAATACPGVFGNGAYPGYAGDLKVDQATGASYNCNGAHGRKYLLPALYDPSKSACGTLV is encoded by the coding sequence ATGGCCGTCGTTTGTGCGAAGGCAGTGCTGCTTGCAGCTGTGATGCTTGCGAGCGTGGCACAGCTTTgcatgggcgcgaggcggcgcATGGAGCTGTACCGGCCGGACCCGGCTGACATGCTCTCCTACCACAATGGCGCCGTGCTCCACGGCGACATTGCCGTGTCCGTCCTCTGGTACGGCAACTTCAAGCCGGCGCAGAAGGCGGTGATCGTCGACTTCCTCCTCTCGCTCACCGCCGAGACCCAGGCCGCCTCGCCGTCCGTCGCGCAGTGGTGGAGCACCATCGACCAGCAGTACCTGTCCCCCGCGAGCGCGAAGTCCAACGGCGCGGGCGCGAAGACCCGTGTCCTTCTCGCGGACCAGCTCTCCGACGGCGAGTGCTCCACGGGCAAGTCCCTCACCCTCGAGCAGATCACCGCCCTGGCCGCGACGGCTAGCCCCAAGAAAGGCGGCGTCGCGGTGGTGTTCACGGCGCAGGACGTGGCGGTGGAGGGCTTCGGCATGGGCCGGTGCAGCCTGCACGGCTCCGACGCCAGCTCCGGCACGACCCACATCTGGGTCGGCAACCCGGAGACGCAGTGTCCCGGCGCGTGCGCGTGGCCCTTCCACCAGCCCGCCTATGGCCCCCAGGACGCGCCCCTCGTGGCGCCCAATGGCGACGTCGGGGCGGACGCCATGGTCATGAACTTCGCGAGCATGCTCGCCGGCGCGGCGACCAACCCGTTCGGCGACGGGTACTACCAGGGCAGCAGCGACGCCCCGCTGGAGGCCGCCACCGCCTGCCCAGGAGTCTTCGGCAACGGCGCGTACCCTGGCTACGCCGGCGACCTCAAAGTGGACCAGGCCACCGGGGCGAGCTACAATTGCAATGGCGCGCATGGCAGGAAGTACTTGCTTCCTGCGCTCTACGACCCTTCCAAGTCCGCTTGTGGCACTTTGGTCTAG